Genomic window (Myxocyprinus asiaticus isolate MX2 ecotype Aquarium Trade chromosome 26, UBuf_Myxa_2, whole genome shotgun sequence):
CAAACCATTGGCACAgggacatgagagagagagagagagagagagagagagagagagagagagagagagagatttataacATTACAGTTTATCTATGTACAAATATAGTCTTTTCATTTAAGAACAGAAGCTTAcccaaatagcaagaaaagcaatttaagacagaattttaaagcctatatatttacatataatagGTTTCTTATACCAAGTGTCTGGCATTAGCCACCTTTAAAACtctgaacatattttaaatgttaaaatacaatgaTAACATCCATGACCATAGTGCTCAGCCGACCCTTAAGGacaaatgtgtttattaatttattaaaaatgcataacTAATTGCGTATTAATCCTTAGATTATGACACTATTGTGCAATCTCAACATCCAATAAATATCCTGGTATATATGTTTTAGCATTACACCGTAAATACTGGATTTTTACAGTGCTGGCACTGTTAGCAGATGCTCTTGACCTCTTCTAGCAGGTGGTACAGAAGGAAGCAGAGATTTTTCAGGAGGAGAAGTAAGCTTGGCCAAGTCTTTCATTTTAAACCCAAGGTGTGACTCAAGGTGACAGATGTATGTTGAGCAAGCTTGGAACTGTGTCGCACATTCACTACAGTAGAAAACTGGGTGCCCAGTGTCAACGTTCTTTATGAATTTTGTTCTGCCTGTTCGTCTCAGCTGATATTTCACATTGGCCAGCCAGTGGCTAATGGTTGTCATAGACAGACCTGTTACATGTGATATGACTATCCTTTCCTGGGAGCTCAAGTCTAATATCACATACTTTCCATCAGCTGCTTGCCTGAGGCAGGAAGTGAACTGAGCCTGCAAAATCAGTAAATGCTGGGGTTTCCAGTGTGACTTCCTACCTTTACGTTTGTGCACCATGGACATATCCTCTTCCTCATCTGAAGTATGAGAGCCCTCAATTTCTGACTGCTCTGTCCTACATAAAAGTGTTGGAGGCTTTAGAAGTTGAGAGTCTGACAGATTACGCAGCAAGTCTGATATGTCCGAGAGAGCATTTTCATGCAAAGGACTGACTGGTGTAAATATTTTGGAAGCAGCTGATTCACTCACAGTTGTGGAGGAACTCAATGCTTTGCCTGGAAGAGTGGCAGCCTTAAGACAATTTTCAGTTTTTCCTTTGGACAAGTCTATTGGTTGGTCTCTGTAAATTTCATGGCAGTCAGAATGTAACTGGCTAAATTTCGTCAATTGTCCAGATGGAGCAGCCAGTGCAGCCCTTTCCTCCATGCTGTTGCTCATCCTGAGAAGCATTCTCATAGGGTCCTGGACAGGCCTCACCGGTTTGGCAGCTTTACCCAGATGAAGATTCATAACGGACTGAAGGGCACTTAAAGGACTGACAGAGGGTTGTTTGGGCTCAGGGTGGGCAGATAGTAGATAAGTATTatcatacagatctgaaatagaATTTGGAGGTTTTCGAGAGTGTTGAGTGTGCTTTGGAGTATTCTTCTCACCTGTGTTACCCTCAGTGACCTCAACTGGGGAGCTTGATTCCAGTGATTTCCATTTCACAGATCCCTGCCCATTAAAGTATTTCATTTGTTCCTCCACATTTGCAACATTATCTGTAACCTTCTCCAATTCATCTACTTCATGGTTATTAACTGTGGTTGAGGGAGCACTTGGTGGAATGCTTGGAGTGACCAGTGGACTTTTGCCTAAAGACAGGACTTCTTGCCCATTGGCTGACTGTTTCAAAGAGGAGTTGTGCAGAGAAGGTTTTAGATGGTTTTGTAACTGATAAGCTGCATGAATACTTTGGTAACCCCCCCAGCTCGGGGCACCCCCCTGTGCTTTGTTAATGGCCAAAGTGACTGTATTCTCCAATGAttttagaatatcaaaatccatttTAGGGTTCTCTTTAAGATCCTCTTCAGTAAGGTAATCACATTTTGATGAGATGCCAAATCTCTCCATGGCATCACTCGCATTTGCAGACTCCTTGCAATCGTTGTCTTTCAGGGATGTTATTTCTTGAATCTTATTCTTGACATCCCTGGTTGTTGGAGATGGACAAGAAGATGGGTCCTTGATTCTTGTTGCTAAGAGAGGGGAGGAACTTTGCATACCAGACTGAACCCTCTCACACTTATTTTTTGGAGGATTCAATACTTTGTGTTTTAAAAAGGGCTTGTCTGTCTTTTTCAATGACTGAGTGACTCTGACAAAGTGACCGGTCAACATCATGTGAGCACTCAATTGCTGCAAAGAGTCATGTGAAATTCCACACTCCATACATGTGAAGTTCTGTGACTTTGGTTGCATACCTCGGCGAGTGCCCTTCTGATTTATTAAGTCTGCTTTGTTGGTAAAAGCGTGTTCAGAACACATCTGAAAAATATCACTGGCTTGTCCTCCATTGGTACTTCTCTGCTCTGTGGTGCGCAGAGATTTTCCAATATTCAACTCCACCGGAACCCTCTTTCTGAAAGAAGAGACAACTTTAGCAGCAATTGCTGTTCTAGGTTCTCTCAGAGGTACTTTTTGGTAGTGCTTGGTCTTTATCATGTGTACGCTGAGGTCTTGCAAGGATTCAAAGGAGTGCCCACAGTACATACAACGTAGGACTTTCTGAGCATCTTCCTTGCCCTCCATCTCCAAAATAGAGCGCTTACGTGGCTTGGACCAGGACTTGGCGCCCTTGCTAGCACTTTCATGGTTGTCATCACGGTAATGGTCTGTTTCGTTCATGTGAATGGTGAGATCAAGTAGAGTGTCATATGATGCACTACAGCTTTTGCAGTGGAACTTGCTGGCACCGGTGAAGATGGATCCATAGAGTTTAGTGTTTTGGCGGTAGAGCTGGACAGTGGAGAAAAGACTTGGCTCAAGTGCAATTGGTTGTTTCTGAGACATGTGTTGGAATGTCTTTGCAATAGCAGATTGGTGCCAGTCACTGGAGTTGCGACCAGGACTACTATTGTTGCTACTACTACCGCTGCTATTGGCAGGCTGTTCCTCTGCATATGGTTGAGATGAATTCAAGCTCAGCAAGGACCAGTAAGGATTATTGAGGAAGCTTTTGTAAATAGCCTTCATCTGTTCTAGGCTATCTGAACTACATACTGAGTCCTCAGAGCTATCTTTTAAGATGTCTCTGGTGGTGTCCTCCTGATTTTTGACCGAGGTGCTCTCAGCATCTGATGTGGGGTCACTATATTCACTTATGTGAGATTCACTGTCAACATCATGACCTGAGAGCTCAGCAGTAGTAGAATCTTGTTCATCCACTGGACTTTTGACTTCTTGTTCCAAGTCATTTGtaccctgtttttttttcttggtcaCTGAGTAATCATTTCCAATGCCATCAATCTGTGTGGTGGTCTCCTTAACATTCTCTGAATCATAAGCTAGAGGGGGAAAAGAGACAAATGTTAAAATCCAACATAAGCACCACTAAAGTGGTAAACAAAAATGGTGTTCTTACATCTATAaatcagacatttttttaatacTTGGAACCAAGAAACCAGATCTTTTCCAACAGACAAGTTTAGTCTAGTCAAGTGAGCATCAGAGGCTCTTCATCTGATAGTTTGATGTTTAGCATATACGTAATAAAGCTATTTACACGATGCACCTGCTACCATTTGGCCAACCTCTTCACATGTCCACATTTCGACACACCTGTGCAGATATGAAGAGACAAATAAGTAGAAGGAAAAGGTGGACAGATAGATTGAGAGGATAAGGGGAATGACATAAGATGGCGGCACATAAGCCACCTGTCACTTTGAATCCCACCTGACGACCGTTCACCATGGACAGGTGACGTGTTGCAAGAAAGGTGTCTGGTCGAGCACCTCCATATGACAAATCCAAGGGGACATGGTCGCCCTTCTCCCTGCCAGCTGCCCTCACACCCTCAAAAGAGCCCATCCACCACCATCCTCTGGGACTGACGATCCCATCTCCTGACAGCCTGTCCCCTGCTAGTTTGACACTGTCACTCTGACTCCGTAAGTGGAACAAATGCCCCCTTGAAAGCCatagcgcccccccccccccactttgtTCAATTCTATTCACTCTTGTTTGTGAGCACATTTGTGATTATGTTGCTCATGTCAAAtagaaaacattttacatgtaaGATGCTTGTAAATACAGCAGGCCTTGAATTACAACCAAACATGGTGTGCTGATGCATGTGCGATTCAAGTGCATGTTAGCACGATAAGAGGCTATTCAGaccaaatgtattattattgcgCTAAAAAGCTAGATTCTGCACAACAAATAGAACAGGATCCCTGTGTGTTGAGACATGTTTTTAGGGGCCACACCCAGAAAAAGCACCTACTGTATCTGTtagttttactattattattactattattattcctCTTTCAGTGAAGTCTATAGCAGCCCCTAGAACCGTTTGGAGGGGAGTTGTAAAATTCAGCACACTTATTGGGGTGGGTCTCAATAGTCCTCTGACCAACCATGGGGTCACCCAGAACAAGCCTCTAgcaccaccaccagttcaaaatttcacttttcttttttctgataaCTTTTGAACCATTTAGCCTAGAAGAA
Coding sequences:
- the LOC127417259 gene encoding teashirt homolog 3-like isoform X1; the encoded protein is MPRRKQQAPKRASAYDSENVKETTTQIDGIGNDYSVTKKKKQGTNDLEQEVKSPVDEQDSTTAELSGHDVDSESHISEYSDPTSDAESTSVKNQEDTTRDILKDSSEDSVCSSDSLEQMKAIYKSFLNNPYWSLLSLNSSQPYAEEQPANSSGSSSNNSSPGRNSSDWHQSAIAKTFQHMSQKQPIALEPSLFSTVQLYRQNTKLYGSIFTGASKFHCKSCSASYDTLLDLTIHMNETDHYRDDNHESASKGAKSWSKPRKRSILEMEGKEDAQKVLRCMYCGHSFESLQDLSVHMIKTKHYQKVPLREPRTAIAAKVVSSFRKRVPVELNIGKSLRTTEQRSTNGGQASDIFQMCSEHAFTNKADLINQKGTRRGMQPKSQNFTCMECGISHDSLQQLSAHMMLTGHFVRVTQSLKKTDKPFLKHKVLNPPKNKCERVQSGMQSSSPLLATRIKDPSSCPSPTTRDVKNKIQEITSLKDNDCKESANASDAMERFGISSKCDYLTEEDLKENPKMDFDILKSLENTVTLAINKAQGGAPSWGGYQSIHAAYQLQNHLKPSLHNSSLKQSANGQEVLSLGKSPLVTPSIPPSAPSTTVNNHEVDELEKVTDNVANVEEQMKYFNGQGSVKWKSLESSSPVEVTEGNTGEKNTPKHTQHSRKPPNSISDLYDNTYLLSAHPEPKQPSVSPLSALQSVMNLHLGKAAKPVRPVQDPMRMLLRMSNSMEERAALAAPSGQLTKFSQLHSDCHEIYRDQPIDLSKGKTENCLKAATLPGKALSSSTTVSESAASKIFTPVSPLHENALSDISDLLRNLSDSQLLKPPTLLCRTEQSEIEGSHTSDEEEDMSMVHKRKGRKSHWKPQHLLILQAQFTSCLRQAADGKYVILDLSSQERIVISHVTGLSMTTISHWLANVKYQLRRTGRTKFIKNVDTGHPVFYCSECATQFQACSTYICHLESHLGFKMKDLAKLTSPPEKSLLPSVPPARRGQEHLLTVPAL
- the LOC127417259 gene encoding teashirt homolog 3-like isoform X2, with product MRAYDSENVKETTTQIDGIGNDYSVTKKKKQGTNDLEQEVKSPVDEQDSTTAELSGHDVDSESHISEYSDPTSDAESTSVKNQEDTTRDILKDSSEDSVCSSDSLEQMKAIYKSFLNNPYWSLLSLNSSQPYAEEQPANSSGSSSNNSSPGRNSSDWHQSAIAKTFQHMSQKQPIALEPSLFSTVQLYRQNTKLYGSIFTGASKFHCKSCSASYDTLLDLTIHMNETDHYRDDNHESASKGAKSWSKPRKRSILEMEGKEDAQKVLRCMYCGHSFESLQDLSVHMIKTKHYQKVPLREPRTAIAAKVVSSFRKRVPVELNIGKSLRTTEQRSTNGGQASDIFQMCSEHAFTNKADLINQKGTRRGMQPKSQNFTCMECGISHDSLQQLSAHMMLTGHFVRVTQSLKKTDKPFLKHKVLNPPKNKCERVQSGMQSSSPLLATRIKDPSSCPSPTTRDVKNKIQEITSLKDNDCKESANASDAMERFGISSKCDYLTEEDLKENPKMDFDILKSLENTVTLAINKAQGGAPSWGGYQSIHAAYQLQNHLKPSLHNSSLKQSANGQEVLSLGKSPLVTPSIPPSAPSTTVNNHEVDELEKVTDNVANVEEQMKYFNGQGSVKWKSLESSSPVEVTEGNTGEKNTPKHTQHSRKPPNSISDLYDNTYLLSAHPEPKQPSVSPLSALQSVMNLHLGKAAKPVRPVQDPMRMLLRMSNSMEERAALAAPSGQLTKFSQLHSDCHEIYRDQPIDLSKGKTENCLKAATLPGKALSSSTTVSESAASKIFTPVSPLHENALSDISDLLRNLSDSQLLKPPTLLCRTEQSEIEGSHTSDEEEDMSMVHKRKGRKSHWKPQHLLILQAQFTSCLRQAADGKYVILDLSSQERIVISHVTGLSMTTISHWLANVKYQLRRTGRTKFIKNVDTGHPVFYCSECATQFQACSTYICHLESHLGFKMKDLAKLTSPPEKSLLPSVPPARRGQEHLLTVPAL